Genomic segment of Ammospiza nelsoni isolate bAmmNel1 chromosome 2, bAmmNel1.pri, whole genome shotgun sequence:
TGCAGCATGGAATCTGAGCTCTCATAGCTCTCAGCACCACTGTCACTGGATTCGTGCTCTCTCAGCTTGCCTGcatcaaataaaacaaaataaatataaatacaaatacaagaatatatagaaaatatgggtgaaaatatatagaaaagaaaatatgggtgaaaatatatagaaaagaaaatatgggtgaaaatatatagaaaagaaaatatgggtgaaaatatatagaaaagaaaataacaattaATTAAAGACAGTGTTGATGGTTTCTTTCCctcaatccagcctgtccatATAAATCATGCAAAGGAGGAAGAGGCATTCAGATCACGGCCTTGGTCCCCATGGTTATCATGCAGATAACGACTCACCAGAGTTATCCATCAGCAAATTGAGATTGTTCCTTGGGAAATCTTGGTTTACTGTACAGTAGTTCACACCAACAGCATCTGCTTGGGTTTTAGGGAACAATGGGAAGTCTTGTTCTGGGTTGAGGAGATTTGGTGCCGTGGAAGTCTGACAGACGTCAGTCAGAAGACTGGGTTTGGGATAACTGAGGGGTTTAGGGTATCCAGGCATTTGCATTCCATAGGAATTCTGATCTATGTTAACagctgaaaaaagaaaccaaagaatTAGATGATTTTTCCCCTGGAGACCCTTAAACAAACTAATACACTAAATACACCAAATCAGATTCTGCAAATCCCCCTCTAACTTGCCAGCCACAAATGCCCATTGTTCATTCTTCAAGGAAACTACAGAAAAAACTGGGGAAGTTTTAAGTGGTtttgagcaaggctctccctATTAAGTGGTGTAATCAGGCTGAGCTGAAGGCTGACTGTGGTAGAATAAAACACACCATCAATCAAACAATCTGAGGGAGCCAGCACTGCATCCCACACACTCCCAACAGCTCTAGCACACTCTCAGAGCCTTTAAAAAAGCCTAAACAGAATTCTTGCTGCTTCTCAGTTTTTGCCTCTTTTTGCTAGAGATGGGAGTGGTCATTGTGCTCCACATATGGAGGGCTTGGCATAGCAAgaggaaatttcattttctcaaaGCCTCTGCTCTTCAAACGATTTCCGATATAAATCAGGTGACAATCAAACAAtacaaggaaaggctggagcagctgaagtcAAATGTTCTCCTCAGGCACAGTAACTATTCTGGTGCTTTTTGTTTCTACCCTGAATCTGTGACATGCTTAGAATAAACTGAGAGATgcaaaatatgaatttttaaaaccaCTTACTTAAGGAATTATTATTGACCCAGTGAGGAACTGAGGTGAGGTGAGAGTTCTCCACATACTGATCCTGTGTTTTCTCTTGGCTGtctgaggagaggagaaaaaaaaaattggctttATAGTTTTAAAGATCCAACCTGTATGCCATGGAAAGCTCCTGACTCTTGGGAGTATTTTGGTAAATTCACAAAAATTTTAGTACCATGCTCTATTTGTATTGCATTCTCTCTCATGACagaaatcataaaaaaaaaaaaaaaaaaaaaaaaaaaaaaaccaaaaaaaaaaacccaaaaaacccaacaggcTTTAAAAACCATCCCACCAATTGAATTTTCCCATTAAACTTAAAACCAACAATAACTGCAATGTGCTTTAAGGTCCAATTGTTGGTTAACTTTGTATTTATGGGGTTAGCTGTTTTATTTATGGGGTATTTACAGTGGTCGTACCCCAATTTCACTTATTCCAGTGattttcccaaataaaaccTGCCCACAGATCTACTCAGCCTGCACACAGAATGTCTGCAGCCATCTGCATCTGTGCTTGGCATACCAAGGATGTACTGACAGTGCTGATAATGCTGTTATTAAGCAAGTTTTAAAGTTTATTTCGAGTTCTCATATGCAATAAAACCCTTCATAGTGAAACCAGTGTTGAAATTGAGTCCCATTTCTATTCCTGTTAGGAGAGCCCTAAACCAAAAGTTTTTTCTGGCTCTCTAACTACCTTTTATCATCTGCTCCAGGTGTTCCCACAGAATATCACCCACATAGTCAGGTGCCAGTTCCAGGAAACGCTCCTTGCCCAGGTTGCACAAATCTTGGCCACTCATAAGAAACTGATGGAAATTCACATTTGCCAAGCTGAACTCATTGGTAGCCCATGAAAGCCACTGGCAAACTTGTTGTTCAGTCCACAGCCAGGGATCTGCAAGACAGGAAGGATCCAACGTTTAGAGATAACTCCTGGCCCTTGTCAAATATCTTTCTTATaaaacagtaaattaaaaaaaaacctaaaattgTTTAGCCAAGTTATTGAGTCCTGAATGAATTCAGAATGAATGTATTCTTGAATttctaaaaaacccaaacaactcagttctctcttttctttctgcattcaCTTTCAACCAGAGATGTCCTCAGTTTGCTTGACTCTCTCCTGCTGCCAAAGCATGAGCTCTCCATGCACCCATTTTTAACACCAGCAAGTCTGGCCTCTCCAAGGCAAGCTGTGCCAGATTCACATAGGATCCATTCTTGTATTTCCTACTGacatcattctttccttttcaaagaGCAGCTATTCAGCCTCCTCCTCagcattaaaaggaaaaaaaataaaaaaaagagcttATAAATAGCAAACACTTACTATTTGGGATACCCAGCCGACACTGTTCCTTTGTGAAACCACTGAAAGTATCTTTCAGGGCCTGACTCATCACAGCCTTGCTGCACGGGGTTAACAGAGGCAATTCACAGTTGTTCGACtctgcaagaaaagaaaaggggtGGAGGGGAGGAAGAAGACACATTAACATCAGGGCACTGAAAGGACTGATTGGCTTTTACTGtttgaagaattaaaaaaaaaaaacatgctaAAAAGTTGGTGGTTTAAAAACAGAGATCACCATGCTCTAAAATCTCTGTGCTACTCGTTTGATAAGATTGCATCACGAATTAAAGCTTTGCAGCTTTCCATGCATAGATCCTTATTTACTCTCAGTAGTTACATAAAGTGCCTTTGTTGCAGGGaaaacttgattatttttttaagggaaatgAGACTGCTTATTCCTCTTTTACCACCTATAATTTGCCCTGAGACTTCTTTGCAACTCCAGACAATCTTTATTTAATTTGAGAGCAAAGTAACTGACAGCAGGGTTGTGAAGAGCCAGCTTGCACTACTCAACACTGCATTTCAGACCTTATCACATCTCATCACCCAGGCACATGGTGCAATGGATTATTCCATCATTTGGACCAAACAAGTGTGACTGGTAACAAGCTGGGGGTGAATAATGCATCCAACCACAAAGTTGGCACCATTATATGTCAGTAAAAATCACTGATCTACTTCACTGGCTTTCAAATTTACAAGAAGATTCTATTTTAAGGATAAATTCAGCTCCCACTCAGCTTTTCTTACTGGTCAAATTTCACCAGAAGATGCCTCATTTTATCACAGGATGatgtcacagaatggtttgggctggaagggaccttaaatcccatccagtgccacctcctgccatgggcagggacaccttccactgtcccagtcACTCCTGGCAGATTCCAAGCCCGttcagagctgtgcagctcctcTTGCTCTCCCAGACTATCTACAGGCTGCACTTGTGCTTCACTTCTGCTTTTACCACACCCTCCCTAATATCTGCAAGCACTTGCTTTGCTGACCAGAGCAGGTGACTGATAAGAATCACACTAGAACAAAGGACCTGTGGTTTTCTGGGTTTGAGggcttgaggtttttttcctttccctaagGGGAGATAAAAGCAGCATCAGGTAAAATATCTACATTTTGTCAGGGGTTTTTGGCAAGGATATGTAGGGCACTCTTGGTGGGATACTGACCTACACATAcacaagtaattaaaaaaaaaaatcttaaagcaTCCCTaccatattttttaaagtatggaATAAAACATACTGAGATTTAACACCAGAGAATCAAAAAGCTTTCAGAATATTTGCACTTTAATTATGGTTGAGATGTTGCAAATTTAAACACATAAAATCctctttttaaagatttttaaactCTTAGCTCTGTTTAAACTCCTAAGGCTTCTTCCATGAAAAATCAGACTATTAGGCTACTGCATCCCAGTTCCTATTTCTTTCCAGTACAGAAAACAACAACTATCCACAAAGAAACTCACATGAACAAAACCAAGCACGTACACAGAAGTCTGTGTATTAAACCACCCAGGAAATGTTAGTTAGACCCCAAAAATTTCTGCTCTACCAAGTGGACTAAGAGCAAAGTGAAGATTTACCATAAGAAGTGGAGTCAAATCCTGTTGGCACTTCCTGAAGCGTTTGGTCTTCACTGAGTGAGCAAAAATATCCAGCAAAAAGCGAGTTGGAGCTGTCAAAGGTGTCAAACGCTGGCTGACGCTGCAGGGGAACAGAATAAACACAGAACCACGTCAGCattctgctgcagagctgtgaacTCCTCTGCTAGGAAGTGTCTGGGTTTGGTTTCCTAGATCTGGAGATCATGCACAACCACTGCCTTGAATGAGGCAGCTTTGAAATGCAACCACAATGAGGGCACAGCTTCTGCTACGTGAATAAAAGCCACTGATGAGGGCCCTCGAGGTGGGGGATGTGCTGCAGCTTGCAGTAAAGCCAAATCAAGATATTCTTGGGTTTATTTCCTGTAATTGAGGCTTTTAACAATAGACAATGCTCATGTgtgtataaatacatatttatttccgggtgcattttaaagaaatcctCATTTCCTTAACCCTTTAAATTGATTATCCACTCGATGAGGATTTGATGGCGGATCAGTAAATTATGGGAAAAATGCCAGTACAAAACCTACAGTAGATTTatgaatttgtttttttcttctaaaggaTAAAACTCATCTGAACCACATCAATTGAAGCTACACAGCCGGCTTTATAGGACTTGAGGAAGGATGTTACAGCAACTTTTACACTTCTGCCTTACTGGATTTGCCAGCAACCACAATTTGAAGTCTTTCAAGTGCTCAGATGCTCAGTGAAACACTTCTACTTTCATTTTGTAGCAAAGGATAAACAAGACTGATAAAAATGTTCCAGATAAAAGTGGTTTCTACTGATATACTGACATTCAAGAAATATTGTTATATTTTGAAAACCTAATTCCTTTCAAACTTGACTTGAGCCAACTGAACATGCCAGAAATACTGGtatgaaattaataaattccCCTCAACCACTTCAGTCTTTGGGGGGCAGAAGGAATGTGAGCAGAGGAGGAAATAACTTCAAAAACAACTTATGAAACTTGCTTGTCAGTCACAGGGAAACCCTATCTGCAACATCTTGAGGCAAAGATGGGTAAAAGTTGCccctgagatttttttcaaggCACCTGAGGATAGAACATTGCtctggaaagctgcagctggcCCATGGCTGGAGACAAAGGCAACTTGCAAATGTTTGGTTTAGTCAAACACTCATTTGCCAGCTTGTGCCAAAGGAGTGGATTTAGCTGAGGACAAGGCAAGGATTTTTCAGGGCAGTATTCATGTGCAATAAAAAAAGCAACCTAAACTATGTTCCTGGAACAGCAAATTAGGGTTAATTTTCCCTCTCATTCCCTGatttttacatgaaaaaatCTCCTGGACAGCAGGGACAAATTGTGGAGCTCTGTTTCAGATACTCCCTAAGTCAAAGGCAGTCTTGGAAAGGCTCATGTCTGAATAAAACAAGTTAACATCTACCAAATCTGCTGGTAAAAGATTCTTTATACATTACTAGATAAAAGCTCTGACTCATCTCTAGTACCTAAAAGAAAGGGCAAGTTCTTTCAACACAATCTGGAAACTCCTGCATTTTGTGTAAATGACCCTTCTCCTGAGTCACTGGAAAAAATGCTGTGGCATGTGAATGAGTAAAATCCATACCGTGCTGGTTTCAGATTtcaaaagggagaaaattaatGCGCAAGCATGTTCTTCATTTCATAGTagtaaaagaggaaaaacacaatGCAGGATGAATTCTGCTCGTCCTATCAGTTTCACAACTACTTTGTTTGGCTTTCCAATACATGTAATTATTGCAGGGTGAAATAAATGGAATGTGAAcagccacagcagagcacaaCACAAACCTCTGACTTAATTCTGTGACAACTGAACAGCTTAGATAACCACTGTGCTAAGGGCACACAGATGTTAAGTTGGGGAtctcttggatttttttgtgaagagaagaaaaggttaAGAAGGGAGATAATGCATCAGAGCAGTGAGCATCCCAGAGCCTCACTGATTCTTCAAAGCATGGCCATTCCTCAAAGCTACTGAGAGCAGAAAGGGTCTCCCTAACCTTTACACTGATCAATGCTGGGTAAAAAACTGATACTGGGATTAAAGAGCAACTTGCAAGAATAGGTAGGGGGACTTCAAACTGAGCCTTTACAGGTACTCTAAAGGCTCAGTCTTAAGAGACTGTAAATTTAAAGACCTCAGTTTGtaaattctgtaagaatttaaattgtaaatttctgtaaaatactgtTTGTAAATTTACGGTCTTAAGAGACCGTAAATTTACAAACCTCAGTTTGTAAATTCCTTTCAAAACAAGGTAacagacacaagcctttgtaaagataaaataaattcaatgaCTTTTGGAGTTGTTACAATGTATTTGGCTTCCATTAATAACAGCTGGAAGTGAACAACCTAGTTTTAATCCAAACAAGGTTCAGGAAGGTACCAAACCTGATCAGTCCTATCAGGACAGGCCTCTGCCAGCCTCATCAAATTAAAGATCTCCTGCTGCCCATCCTTTAACCTTTATTTTGGCACAAGTTCCACCAACACCAGCAAATCTGAGCTCAGTTCTTGCTACCTCTTTTAAATTTAGGGAATGGAGAGAGGGAGCCTTGTTGGGGGAGAGGGCTGGGGGTTCAAGATTTGCACCTTCCCATTTCAGCCC
This window contains:
- the ETS2 gene encoding protein C-ets-2; protein product: MSDFGVRNMDQVAPVSNMYRGMLKRQPAFDTFDSSNSLFAGYFCSLSEDQTLQEVPTGFDSTSYESNNCELPLLTPCSKAVMSQALKDTFSGFTKEQCRLGIPNNPWLWTEQQVCQWLSWATNEFSLANVNFHQFLMSGQDLCNLGKERFLELAPDYVGDILWEHLEQMIKDSQEKTQDQYVENSHLTSVPHWVNNNSLTVNIDQNSYGMQMPGYPKPLSYPKPSLLTDVCQTSTAPNLLNPEQDFPLFPKTQADAVGVNYCTVNQDFPRNNLNLLMDNSGKLREHESSDSGAESYESSDSMLQSWNSQSSLVDLQRVPSYESFEDDCSQSLCLSKPTMSFKDYIQERSDPVEQGKPVIPAAILAGFTGSGPIQLWQFLLELLTDKSCQSFISWTGDGWEFKLADPDEVARRWGRRKNKPKMNYEKLSRGLRYYYDKNIIHKTSGKRYVYRFVCDLHNLLGYTPEELHAMLGVQPDTED